A DNA window from Ctenopharyngodon idella isolate HZGC_01 chromosome 10, HZGC01, whole genome shotgun sequence contains the following coding sequences:
- the cfh gene encoding complement factor H isoform X2 yields the protein MRAPVKLIGFVFWLFFFNCGQCQECLQEDIKYENTEPVTKALYNNGETVKVNCMTGFTGMYRLKCDKGTWKRVIERPCAKKKCSHPGDTANGDFKLIAGSEFVFGATVLYTCKKGFEMTSRINQRTCRAQGWDNTVPTCEAVKCPAIHTNADVTASGNTEEGTYGDVIHFECVSSNKKIDGSSDIHCTETGEWSDSVPTCKEITCTAPVISNGFVVEPVQEYPRDAILKYRCLQGFKPKEGIPKCAKFGWTLNPECDEVTCELKSIKFGVNKINPEGKTLFRAGESVEITCAERYWIFGTKETIRSFTCQENGKWDHEPVCEDIRCEVPRDQHVDYPEYYFRGDMKVGAKKTYYCMRGYEQKAAVATCTRDGWTPKPLCAERMCAAPIIPNAEIVRDQRPKYYMYSRIQYKCRPGFEPEQLVEITCDSQFQWTGIRQCTAKPKLCPDLSVENGFIHTLSSNEEEIFYSCDTGYKPFSGNWWDSVTCSKGSWSEEPRCIRKEECGAFPSVHHGKLKQTKQIFHDGDAVAFECDPGFIPTQRFIKCVSGTWETPVCEVDVRCDIPPKVENAFITSKPEEFYVHGSSVTYVCGSSFSMNGKSTVFCRRGTWEEVPTCKEVICVANLTANMRSDVTEDRRTGPEVSVRSGHTITLSCVGKGVKLQGSSKITCLPDGQWEDPFPKCVGEATCPLNTTVEDLKMERSPDIEGPVKHGQKLKFSCKREGFKLKGEREITCLPNGEWSSSFPECEAETTDGQPDIN from the exons ATGAGAGCTCCTGTAAAACTCATCGGCTTCGTCTTTTGGTTGTTTTTCtttaattgtggccaatgtcaAG AATGTCTTCAAGAGGACATCAAATATGAAAACACAGAACCAGTTACGAAAGCTTTATACAATAATGGTGAAACAGTGAAAGTGAACTGCATGACAGGTTTTACTGGCATGTACAGATTAAAGTGTGACAAGGGAACATGGAAGAGAGTCATTGAGCGACCATGTGCAA AGAAAAAATGCAGTCACCCAGGAGACACAGCAAATGGTGATTTTAAACTTATAGCAGGGTCGGAGTTTGTTTTTGGAGCAACAGTGTTGTATACTTGCAAGAAAGG ATTTGAAATGACAAGCAGAATCAATCAGCGTACCTGCAGAGCTCAAGGATGGGATAATACTGTCCCTACCTGTGAGG CTGTGAAATGTCCAGCCATTCACACAAATGCGGATGTGACTGCATCAGGCAACACAGAAGAGGGAACTTATGGTGATGTAATTCACTTTGAGTGTGTATCTTCTAACAAAAAGATAGACGGAAGTAGTGACATTCACTGCACAGAGACGGGTGAATGGAGTGACTCTGTTCCAACGTGCAAAG AGATAACATGCACAGCACCTGTTATATCAAATGGTTTTGTTGTTGAGCCAGTTCAAGAATACCCGAGAGATGCCATATTAAAATACAGATGTTTACAAGGTTTTAAGCCTAAAGAGGGAATCCCCAAATGTGCTAAATTTGGCTGGACTCTGAACCCAGAATGTGATG AAGTAACTTGTGAGCTTAAGTCAATAAAATTTGGAGTAAACAAGATCAACCCAGAGGGAAAAACTCTTTTCAGAGCTGGAGAAAGTGTGGAGATCACCTGCGCTGAAAGATACTGGATCTTTGGTACAAAAGAAACCATCAGATCATTTACATGTCAAGAGAACGGGAAGTGGGATCATGAGCCTGTTTGTGAGG ATATTAGATGTGAAGTTCCACGTGACCAGCATGTGGATTACCCAGAATATTACTTCAGAGGAGATATGAAAGTGGGAGCAAAAAAAACTTACTATTGCATGCGTGGGTATGAACAAAAGGCAGCAGTGGCCACATGTACACGAGACGGATGGACTCCAAAACCACTGTGTGCTG AAAGAATGTGTGCAGCACCAATAATCCCGAATGCAGAGATTGTGAGAGATCAGAGACCAAAATACTACATGTATTCAAGGATACAATATAAATGTCGTCCTGGGTTTGAACCAGAGCAGCTTGTAGAAATCACCTGTGACTCCCAGTTTCAATGGACAGGCATACGGCAATGCACTG CAAAACCAAAATTGTGCCCTGATCTATCTGTGGAAAATGGGTTCATACACACCCTCTCCTCCAATGAGGAAGAAATCTTTTACTCCTGCGACACGGGTTATAAACCATTCAGTGGGAACTGGTGGGATTCAGTGACCTGCAGCAAAGGCTCTTGGTCTGAAGAACCTCGGTGCATCC GGAAGGAAGAGTGTGGTGCTTTTCCCAGTGTTCACCATGGAAAACTAAAGCAAACAAAACAGATCTTCCATGATGGAGACGCAGTAGCATTTGAATGTGATCCAGGGTTCATACCAACTCAACGCTTCATAAAATGTGTCAGTGGTACATGGGAGACACCAGTTTGTGAGG tggaTGTACGTTGTGACATTCCTCCAAAGGTGGAAAATGCATTCATAACATCTAAACCTGAAGAATTTTATGTACATGGATCTAGTGTAACATACGTATGTGGAAGCTCGTTCTCAATGAATGGGAAAAGCACAGTTTTCTGCCGCAGGGGAACTTGGGAAGAAGTGCCAACATGTAAAG AGGTAATATGTGTTGCAAACCTGACAGCGAACATGAGATCAGACGTCACTGAGGACAGACGCACAGGGCCTGAGGTTTCAGTCAGATCTGGACACACAATAACTCTTTCATGTGTTGGGAAGGGAGTGAAATTACAAGGAAGTAGCAAAATCACCTGCTTGCCAGATGGACAATGGGAAGACCCATTCCCTAAATGTGTAGGAG